In the genome of Treponema pedis, one region contains:
- a CDS encoding YggS family pyridoxal phosphate-dependent enzyme codes for MSDEIKINLQAVHKRIESACAACGRNPKEVRLLMATKTVEPERILKAMSYGELLIGENKVQELTEKFKALSSIKHETHFIGHLQTNKIKDVIKYADCIESVDRLELAEKLSKRLQAENKSIDILIQVNTSEEESKFGCEPEKAITLTEKIAALPCLNIKGLMTIGLFSDDIDKVRCCFKLLQKIRKEIIAKDIPNVSMEVMSMGMTGDLEAAIEEGSTLIRVGTAIFGKRNYPDSYYWNENSGTSN; via the coding sequence ATGTCTGACGAAATTAAAATAAATTTACAAGCCGTACACAAACGCATAGAATCCGCATGTGCAGCCTGCGGACGGAACCCTAAAGAAGTACGCCTCCTTATGGCTACAAAAACGGTAGAACCTGAGCGTATTTTAAAAGCTATGAGCTACGGAGAACTTTTAATCGGGGAAAATAAGGTACAGGAGCTTACCGAAAAATTCAAAGCCCTTTCTTCAATTAAACATGAAACACACTTTATAGGACATCTTCAAACAAATAAAATAAAAGACGTAATAAAATATGCCGATTGTATTGAATCGGTAGACAGACTTGAACTTGCCGAAAAGTTAAGTAAAAGGCTGCAAGCTGAAAATAAAAGCATTGATATCCTTATTCAAGTAAACACTTCCGAAGAAGAAAGTAAATTCGGCTGCGAACCTGAAAAAGCCATTACCCTTACTGAAAAAATAGCAGCCCTCCCCTGCCTTAATATAAAAGGTCTTATGACAATAGGACTTTTTTCCGATGATATAGATAAGGTGCGCTGCTGCTTTAAACTTTTACAAAAAATACGAAAAGAGATTATTGCAAAAGATATTCCGAATGTTTCCATGGAAGTAATGTCTATGGGTATGACGGGAGATTTGGAGGCCGCTATCGAAGAAGGCTCTACCCTAATCCGCGTAGGCACGGCAATCTTCGGCAAGCGGAATTATCCCGATTCTTATTATTGGAACGAAAATAGCGGCACATCAAATTAA
- a CDS encoding cyclodeaminase/cyclohydrolase family protein has product MKLVEMTVKNFVAETASDSPAPGGGSVSALAGSLSAALGQMVIRLTTGKKAFKELDEKTQKEFETKLPELEAAQKRLDELIDEDTQAFNAFMEALKLPKNTEEEKAKRSKAMSDATAVAMQIPLETANTCLNVLRLLPIVAVYGNKNAASDIGVAALNARSGLEGAILNVKINLGGIDDKPLCEKTRAECNKMLEEGDKLKTEILKTVYSKIE; this is encoded by the coding sequence ATGAAACTTGTAGAGATGACCGTAAAAAATTTCGTTGCGGAAACTGCGAGCGATTCGCCCGCTCCGGGGGGCGGCTCCGTTTCCGCTTTGGCAGGTTCGCTTTCGGCGGCTTTGGGACAAATGGTAATCAGGCTTACAACAGGCAAAAAGGCTTTTAAAGAGCTTGATGAAAAAACTCAAAAAGAATTTGAAACAAAACTGCCTGAACTTGAAGCGGCTCAAAAAAGGCTTGATGAGTTAATCGATGAAGATACGCAGGCGTTTAATGCTTTTATGGAAGCTTTAAAACTTCCGAAAAATACCGAAGAGGAAAAAGCAAAGCGCAGTAAGGCTATGTCCGATGCAACCGCAGTTGCCATGCAAATTCCGTTGGAAACTGCAAATACCTGTCTTAATGTGTTAAGACTGTTACCTATTGTTGCCGTTTACGGAAATAAAAATGCAGCTTCCGATATAGGTGTGGCGGCTTTAAATGCCCGTTCAGGTTTGGAAGGCGCTATTTTAAATGTTAAGATAAATTTAGGCGGAATCGATGATAAACCTCTTTGCGAAAAAACCCGTGCAGAATGCAATAAAATGCTCGAAGAGGGAGATAAGCTTAAAACGGAAATTTTAAAAACCGTTTATTCCAAAATAGAATAA